In the Lactobacillus paragasseri genome, ATGTTGATGGATAATCCTGATGTTACTACCAAAGACTTGATGAAGGTTATTCCTGGTCCTGATTTTCCAACTGGTGGTATTGTAATGGGCCGTGGCGGTATCTACCGCGCTTATGAAACAGGTAAGGGTAATATCGTCGTTCGTGCTAAGACCAATATTGAAACAGAGAAGAGTGGCCGTGAACGAATCGTAGTTAGTGAATTACCATACTTAGTAAATAAGGCTGAACTAGTTAAGAAAATTGCAGATTTAGCTCGTGAAAAAACAATTGATGGTATTACCGGAGTTCGTGATGAATCAGACCAGACTGGTATGAGAATTACGATTGATATTCGCCGAGATGCAAGTGCGAGTGTGGTTTTGAATAACTTATTTAAAGAAACCCAATTGCAGGCAAACTTCGGAATGAATATGGTTGCAATTGTAAACGGCGCTCCACACTTCTTAACTTTGAAGCAAATGCTTGAATACTATCTTCACCATCAAGAAGATGTTATTACTCGCAGAACTAAGTTTGAATTAAAGAAGGCTGAAGCTAGAGCACATATTTTAGCTGGATTGAGAATTGCACTAGATCACATTGATGAAATCATTAGGATTATTCGTGGCTCCCAAAACAGCGATATTGCTAAGGCACAGTTGATTCAAAACTTTGGATTAGATGATCGTCAATCTCAAGCTATTTTAGATATGCGTCTGGTTCGTTTAACAGGTTTAGAGCGAGACAAGATTGAAGCTGAATATCAAGATTTACAAGCAAAAATTGCAGATTACAAAGATATTCTTGCTAAGCCAGAACGAATCGATGAAATTATCTACAATGAGTTGCTTGATATTCAAAAGCGTTTTGGTGATGATAGACGGACTAAGATTGCAGAAGGCGAAGCAGTTTCAATTGAAGATGAAGATTTAATTGAACAAAAAGATGTACTTTTAACCCTTACCCATAATGGCTACATTAAGCGGATGCCAGCTGATGAATTCAAGGTACAAAACCGTGGTGGACGCGGAATAAAGGGAATGGGAGTTCAAGATGATGACTTTATCAATCACTTGATTTTCTCAAGTACCCATGACTTTTTGCTATTCTTTACTAACTTAGGTAAGGTTTACTCAAAGAAAGCTTATGAAATTCCAGAATTTGGTAGGAACGCCAAAGGACTGCCAATTGTTAACTTGCTAGAACTTGATAAGGGTGAAAAGATTCAAGCGGTTATTAACGTTCCTGAAGGTGCAGATGATAACTACCTCTTCTTTGTTACTAAGATGGGAACAGTCAAGAGAACAAAAGTTAGTGAATTTCAAAATATCCGTCGTAGTGGCTTGATTGCCTTAACCCTTCGCGATGGGGATGAACTGAATAATGTTTTAACTACTGACGGTAAACAAAATATCCTTATTGGAACCCATTTAGGCTATGCAGTTACCTTTAATGAAAATGATGTTCGTTCAATGGGAAGAACCGCAGCAGGTGTACGCGGAATTAATCTAAGAGACAACGATTATGTAGTTGGATCTGATATTTTAGAACCTAATTCAGAAGTGTTAGTAATTTCTGAAAAAGGTTACGGAAAACGGACTGCAGCTTCTGAATATCCAGTTAAAGGACGTGGTGGTAAAGGAATTAAGACTGCTAACATTACTGAAAAGAATGGTCCTTTAGCAGGTGTAACAGTAGTTAATGGTGATGAAGATATCATGTTAATTACTAGTGCTGGCGTTATGATTCGTTTCGACGTTGATGATGTTTCTCAAACTGGTCGAGCTACTTTAGGTGTACGTTTAATCAAGGTTGATGATGGTGCTCAAGTTGCAAGTATTACTGCAGTACCAAAGGCTAATGATGAAGACGAAAAATCAACTGATGAAGAAGAGCCAGTAGAAGAAAATTAATAAATAAAAAAATTACCAAATTTTTGCGTAATAATAATTGAGTAATGTAACTCAGGATCGCGTGAAAAATATTTGGTAATTTTTTTGTTTCTGTGATAAAATCAAACATTGTGAGTAATATTATTCATTACTCCTTGTTCTTGATTTTAACAAGAACCATTTAGTCCAAGAGGAGGTGCAATTATTATGGCAAAAACTAAGTACGAAGTTACTTACATCATCAAGCCTGATATTGACGAAGATTCAAAGAAAGCATTGATCGATCGCTTCGATAAAGTTGTTACTGACAACGGTGCTGAAGAACTTGAATCTAAAGATTGGGGTAAGAGACGTTTCGCATACGAAATTGAAAAATACCGTGAAGGTACTTATCACATTATGACTTTCGTTGCAGAAAACTCTGAACCAGTTGATGAATTTGGTCGTCTTTCTCGTATTGATAACCAAGTTTTACGTTCAATGACTGTAAAATTAGATAAATAATTTGTTTTCGTGAATTAGGAAGGGGACAAAAGTATGATTAATAATGTTGTACTTGTTGGCCGTTTAACACGTGATCCTGATTTACGTACAACCGGGAGTGGAATCTCAGTTGCTACGTTTACTCTAGCTGTTGACCGTCAATACACCAATAGTCAAGGTGAACGTGGTGCTGATTTCGTCAGCTGTGTAATTTGGCGTAAAGCCGCAGAGAATTTTGCTAACTTTACTTCAAAGGGTTCACTAGTTGGTATTCAAGGTCGGATTCAAACTAGAACGTATGATGATAAAGATGGTAAGAGAGTCTACGTGACTGAAGTCATCGTTGATAATTTCTCTTTATTAGAATCACGTCGTGACCGTGAGAATCGTCAGACTAATGGTGGTAATTTTGCTCCGCAAGGAGGAAATGCTCCAAGTACCAATAACTTTGGTGGATCAAGTGCACCAAGCACTAATAATGCTCCTGCTGGTGGAGAAAGCAATAAACCGCAGGATCCATTTGCAGATTCAGGTAGCACTATTGATATTTCGGATGATGATCTCCCATTTTAAATTTAATTAGAAAGGATCTTTGATATGGCTCAACAAAGAAGAGGTGGCCGTCGTCGTCGTAAGGTTGACTTCATTGCAGCTAACCACATTGACTACATCGACTACAAGGATGTTGATTTGTTGAAACGTTTTATCTCTGAAAGAGGTAAGATCTTACCACGTCGTGTCACTGGCACTAGCGCAAAGAATCAACGTAAGTTGACTGTTGCTATTAAGAGAGCTCGGGTTATGGGCTTATTGCCATTTGTCGCAGAAGACTAATAAAACAGATCAAAAATAATAAAAGAGTAGCATATGCTACTCTTTTTATTTTATTTTTTGCGGTATCATAAAAGAAGTAAATGGAGGGATTGTCATGATTATTAAGCAAAAACTAGCCGGAAATATTGATTTTGACTATAAATGGTACGATATCTATAACTGTGATGATCATGATATAAGATTATTAAAGGATGACTTTGATTTAACTTCAGAAATTATTTCTTATATCACCGACCTTCACGAACGTCCCCACTTTGATCATGACTACATTACTAATAGTGATTTGTTAGTTTATGATGTGCCAGTTTGGCCAACAGCAGATGCAGACCATTTCACTACTTTACCAATTAAATTTTTGATGGTTGGGCATACTCTTTTTACAGTTCACTCTCCTGACACAACTTATATGATTGAAGAATTTAGGCAGAAGCCAGATGAACATATTCATAGTGAAAAAGAACTGATTTTTGCAATTTTATTCGCAGTTACTAAGTATTTTCAAAGAGCCTTGAGTCAGCTGAACAGTCAAAGACTAGTGTTAGATAATCACTTGAGTGAAAGAATTCATAATAAAGACCTGCAAGAGCTATCACAAGTTGAAAAAAGTTTGGTTTATTTGTCTAGCTCAATTAGGACTAATCTAATGATGCTTGAAAGCTTAAAAAATAAAAAATCAGGTCTTCATATGAATGCATCTGAAGAAGAAATGTGTGATGACATTATCATTGAAGTTCAGCAGTCCTTGCAAATGATCAAGATTTATAGCGAAGTTACTGAAGAAATATCTAAAACGTCTAATAACATTTTGAATAATAACTTGAACAACACGATGCAGTTTTTGACTGTCTGGTCACTTCTTTTAACAATTCCAACGATCGTAACAGGATTTTTTGGGATGAATGTGGACTTACCTATTTTTCATAATCCATTTGATTGGGTAATAATTACTGTTGGTTCAGTTATCGTAATGGCAATTTTACTTTGGTATTTGCGTCGACACAACATGCTATAATGCTTGCTTAGCTTAGATGATGAGCAAGCATTTTTTGATGTATAATATAAAATGATGTAGTATATATTTTTTATGATATTAATGCTATAACAGGAAGGAATTTCAATGAAAGGCTTTTTACGCAAATTAGAATTGCCTGAATTTGTTAAAGATACGCGTTTAACAGCATCATTGGTTATTGTCCTAGTTTTATCCTTATTGGGAGCTATTATTGGGATGTTAATTAGTCCGTTGTTTGGATTAGCAATGGTGCTACTGTTTATCTTGACGGTTATTTTTGCAGTCTATGGCATTTATGTTCTAGCTGGTAATACAAACAACTATGCTGCTAATCTTTCATATCGCATCAAGCGTGGTGAACAAGAGGCAATGATCAAAATGCCACTTGGAATTATGCTTTATGATAAGGACCGACAGATTCAATGGATTAATCCATATCTACAG is a window encoding:
- the gyrA gene encoding DNA gyrase subunit A, with translation MANENQPQDHRIRNVDLTHTMRSSFLDYAMSVIVARALPDVRDGLKPVQRRILYGMHELGVTPDKQYKKSARIVGEVMGKFHPHGDSSIYLAMAHMAQDFSYRYMLVDGHGNFGSVDGDEPAAMRYTEAKMSKIAVEMLRDINKETIDWQRNYDDTENEPVVLPARIPNLLVNGASGIAVGMTTNIPPHNLAEVISGIHMLMDNPDVTTKDLMKVIPGPDFPTGGIVMGRGGIYRAYETGKGNIVVRAKTNIETEKSGRERIVVSELPYLVNKAELVKKIADLAREKTIDGITGVRDESDQTGMRITIDIRRDASASVVLNNLFKETQLQANFGMNMVAIVNGAPHFLTLKQMLEYYLHHQEDVITRRTKFELKKAEARAHILAGLRIALDHIDEIIRIIRGSQNSDIAKAQLIQNFGLDDRQSQAILDMRLVRLTGLERDKIEAEYQDLQAKIADYKDILAKPERIDEIIYNELLDIQKRFGDDRRTKIAEGEAVSIEDEDLIEQKDVLLTLTHNGYIKRMPADEFKVQNRGGRGIKGMGVQDDDFINHLIFSSTHDFLLFFTNLGKVYSKKAYEIPEFGRNAKGLPIVNLLELDKGEKIQAVINVPEGADDNYLFFVTKMGTVKRTKVSEFQNIRRSGLIALTLRDGDELNNVLTTDGKQNILIGTHLGYAVTFNENDVRSMGRTAAGVRGINLRDNDYVVGSDILEPNSEVLVISEKGYGKRTAASEYPVKGRGGKGIKTANITEKNGPLAGVTVVNGDEDIMLITSAGVMIRFDVDDVSQTGRATLGVRLIKVDDGAQVASITAVPKANDEDEKSTDEEEPVEEN
- the rpsF gene encoding 30S ribosomal protein S6 is translated as MAKTKYEVTYIIKPDIDEDSKKALIDRFDKVVTDNGAEELESKDWGKRRFAYEIEKYREGTYHIMTFVAENSEPVDEFGRLSRIDNQVLRSMTVKLDK
- the ssb gene encoding single-stranded DNA-binding protein, coding for MINNVVLVGRLTRDPDLRTTGSGISVATFTLAVDRQYTNSQGERGADFVSCVIWRKAAENFANFTSKGSLVGIQGRIQTRTYDDKDGKRVYVTEVIVDNFSLLESRRDRENRQTNGGNFAPQGGNAPSTNNFGGSSAPSTNNAPAGGESNKPQDPFADSGSTIDISDDDLPF
- the rpsR gene encoding 30S ribosomal protein S18 yields the protein MAQQRRGGRRRRKVDFIAANHIDYIDYKDVDLLKRFISERGKILPRRVTGTSAKNQRKLTVAIKRARVMGLLPFVAED
- a CDS encoding magnesium transporter CorA family protein, with protein sequence MIIKQKLAGNIDFDYKWYDIYNCDDHDIRLLKDDFDLTSEIISYITDLHERPHFDHDYITNSDLLVYDVPVWPTADADHFTTLPIKFLMVGHTLFTVHSPDTTYMIEEFRQKPDEHIHSEKELIFAILFAVTKYFQRALSQLNSQRLVLDNHLSERIHNKDLQELSQVEKSLVYLSSSIRTNLMMLESLKNKKSGLHMNASEEEMCDDIIIEVQQSLQMIKIYSEVTEEISKTSNNILNNNLNNTMQFLTVWSLLLTIPTIVTGFFGMNVDLPIFHNPFDWVIITVGSVIVMAILLWYLRRHNML